The following are encoded in a window of Haloplanus vescus genomic DNA:
- a CDS encoding DUF7289 family protein, translated as MSDRATRRGQSTVIGVVLILGLVVVGTTGVLLLGSEAIQGVRDEAGASQAEVAMSTVDSQVSEVALGYANTRQVELGGQRQATLDESAGRITISRAGANATGPPLVNTTMGAIEYRAGGSTVAYQGGGVWRTSGAGQARMISPPEFHYRWGTGASGEPTLTFPLVVLRGPATSSDQLRFVDGPTNAAFPNASAGMQNPLDAGTVEVSIQSEYYRAWAEYFETRTDADTVRTDDANQTVEIVLSVPTRGREVQESIASEAPTVTVQNGATVDSYNSSEGTYPATKGENGSVYVGENLTNSGGGRIEGDMRVDGDFGGGGGIEVTGQLVVDGDADLSGGGITVNDRVIADGDLVLGGGGALNGPATVSGDVIEGAGGITVDDDVTAGGDYRSEPGGSVNGDVHLGGNFYPADGQNIRGDLTVAGTFENGPDVYPNIHPSATIQENGPEPDLSDVSAASDLRPPNLRPIDTTVQTRVSTTAASNDNDGSDVSKIEGGSCPCTLTNGSYSLDSFEPEGDVTLDTTGGPIYLAINGDVLTDSENIEVIGPNEVHVYATGDYTISGGSRWDSVDDRGDQIWLYGTSDSAVTIANGARFYGVVYAPGNEDIRVESGARVYGGLVGGVSAVESGSRVSYDTVLADQTPELTGGGGAPVTYLHVSVNEIRVEEA; from the coding sequence ACCGAGCGACGCGGCGGGGACAGAGCACCGTCATCGGCGTCGTGCTGATTCTGGGACTCGTCGTCGTCGGAACGACGGGCGTCCTGTTGCTCGGTAGCGAGGCGATTCAGGGCGTTCGCGACGAGGCGGGCGCCAGTCAGGCCGAGGTAGCCATGTCGACGGTCGATTCACAGGTGAGCGAAGTCGCCCTCGGCTACGCGAACACGCGGCAGGTCGAACTGGGTGGGCAGCGACAGGCGACGCTCGACGAATCGGCGGGTCGAATCACGATTTCGCGGGCCGGCGCCAACGCAACCGGCCCACCGCTCGTGAACACGACGATGGGCGCTATCGAATACCGGGCCGGTGGCTCGACCGTCGCGTATCAGGGCGGGGGCGTGTGGCGGACCAGCGGTGCGGGGCAGGCGCGAATGATATCGCCGCCGGAGTTTCACTACCGGTGGGGGACGGGCGCGAGCGGCGAACCGACGTTGACCTTCCCGCTGGTGGTGCTTCGCGGCCCGGCGACCTCTTCCGACCAACTGCGGTTCGTCGACGGGCCGACGAACGCCGCGTTCCCGAACGCCAGCGCGGGGATGCAGAACCCGCTGGACGCGGGCACGGTCGAAGTGAGCATCCAGAGCGAGTACTACCGCGCGTGGGCCGAATACTTCGAGACGCGCACCGACGCGGACACGGTGCGAACCGACGACGCCAACCAGACGGTCGAAATCGTCCTCAGCGTCCCCACGCGGGGGCGAGAGGTGCAGGAATCCATCGCCTCGGAGGCGCCGACGGTGACGGTCCAGAACGGCGCGACCGTCGACAGCTACAACTCTTCCGAGGGGACCTATCCGGCGACGAAAGGCGAAAACGGGAGCGTCTACGTCGGCGAGAATCTCACCAACAGCGGCGGCGGGAGAATCGAGGGCGACATGCGCGTCGACGGTGACTTCGGGGGCGGCGGTGGCATCGAGGTGACGGGGCAGCTGGTCGTCGACGGCGACGCCGACCTGTCGGGCGGTGGCATCACCGTCAACGACCGCGTCATCGCGGACGGTGACCTCGTCCTCGGTGGCGGCGGCGCGCTCAACGGCCCGGCGACCGTCAGCGGCGACGTAATCGAGGGGGCGGGCGGTATCACCGTCGATGACGACGTGACCGCGGGCGGCGACTACCGAAGCGAACCGGGGGGCTCGGTCAACGGCGACGTCCACCTCGGCGGCAACTTCTACCCGGCAGACGGGCAGAACATCCGAGGCGACCTGACGGTCGCCGGCACCTTCGAGAACGGGCCGGACGTCTACCCGAACATCCACCCGAGCGCGACGATTCAGGAGAACGGGCCGGAGCCGGACCTGAGCGACGTGTCGGCAGCGAGTGACCTCCGCCCGCCGAACCTGCGCCCAATCGACACGACGGTACAGACGCGGGTCTCGACGACTGCCGCGTCGAACGACAACGACGGGAGCGACGTGTCGAAAATCGAGGGCGGTTCCTGTCCCTGTACGCTGACCAACGGGAGTTACTCCCTCGACTCCTTCGAGCCAGAGGGAGACGTCACCCTCGACACGACGGGCGGGCCCATCTACCTCGCCATCAACGGCGACGTGCTCACCGACAGCGAGAACATCGAGGTCATCGGACCGAACGAGGTTCACGTCTACGCCACGGGCGACTACACCATCTCAGGGGGGTCGCGGTGGGACAGCGTCGACGACCGAGGCGACCAGATATGGCTCTACGGGACGAGCGACTCGGCGGTGACGATTGCTAACGGGGCCAGATTCTACGGTGTCGTCTACGCACCCGGGAACGAGGACATCAGGGTCGAGAGCGGCGCGAGGGTGTACGGGGGTCTCGTCGGCGGTGTGAGCGCCGTGGAGAGTGGGTCGAGAGTCAGCTACGACACGGTGCTCGCGGACCAGACGCCGGAGCTGACGGGTGGCGGCGGGGCGCCGGTTACCTACCTCCACGTCAGCGTCAACGAGATTCGGGTCGAAGAGGCGTAA